From the genome of Hymenobacter cellulosilyticus, one region includes:
- a CDS encoding PAS domain-containing hybrid sensor histidine kinase/response regulator, producing the protein MLSLVTAALSTAGPQQGEITVGTCHYLLQVAPVPQEQYATLYLVDITARRAAEQQLAEQREFYEAILKELPVGVSVFDAQHRYLFVNPNVASSESLRQWMIGRDNFEVTAYRQRPRALAEQRQHQFEQAVTTRHDVHWEETVEEQNSTNYVLRRFHPVFNPDGSLRMVVAYGVDVTERRLAEQQLAEQREFYETILNELPADIGVFDPQHRYLFVNPVGIKNPEVRAWIIGKDHFEYCAYRQRPIELALQRKQMFDQVIGERRHVTQEETIQTPQGPRHMLRLMQPVFGPDGAVRLIVAYGLDITERYLAEQRLQEQQEFIRQVVDTSPNLLYVSNEYGHPLFSNVSFADILTRSNHLQTRETDDTPEAEELRQLAEWNRVVLATGDEISGEMPFTLASGEVLQLQVVKRPLQRPHGVVEVLTVCTDITELKRAKREAEAAARARENFLANMSHEIRTPMNGVLGMAGLLTRTPLSEQQQEYVAIIRNSGTHLLGLLNDILDVAKITSGKLEMERIPFDLNQTLQAVGQTIGFQATGKGLHFTIEAVDAPQPVVLSDPQRLSQVLLNLLSNSLKFTEQGGITLTGKVLADTPATLTVNFLVTDTGLGVALDKQESIFSTFTQAYADTSRRFGGSGLGLSISSSLVEQLGGHLLMCSEPGQGTSFGFTLTFAKASGEEIQTLQQTRIEEDLAAAVEGVRGLRVLLVEDHDVNRQLAQLVLESYEAVVETAADGASGLALFERNVYDVILMDIQMPGMNGLEATARIRQHPDVVRARTPIIALTANAFLSDNEKYLAAGMNDCLAKPFDAAELVRKILALHRADARPTRPLFALTDLERTARGNPAFVLRILESFLTHTPQVVSQLQDAAAAADWSRAAGLAHRIKPSLKLLMAQELHPFIATLEDATATPAAREAAAKQLLELLPLLLWQLQHYVSNTPRIPRNGFPTKQRPAT; encoded by the coding sequence TTGCTGAGCCTGGTTACGGCGGCGCTCAGCACGGCGGGCCCGCAGCAGGGTGAAATAACGGTGGGCACCTGCCACTACCTGCTGCAGGTAGCGCCCGTGCCCCAGGAGCAGTATGCCACGCTTTACCTGGTCGATATCACGGCCCGGCGTGCGGCCGAGCAGCAGCTGGCCGAGCAGCGTGAATTTTACGAGGCCATCCTCAAGGAGCTGCCCGTGGGCGTTTCCGTTTTCGACGCCCAGCACCGCTACCTGTTTGTCAACCCCAACGTGGCGAGCAGCGAATCCCTGCGGCAGTGGATGATTGGCCGGGACAACTTCGAGGTGACGGCCTACCGGCAGCGGCCCCGGGCCCTGGCCGAGCAGCGCCAGCACCAGTTTGAGCAAGCCGTGACTACCCGGCACGACGTGCACTGGGAGGAAACGGTGGAAGAGCAAAACAGCACCAACTATGTGCTGCGCCGGTTTCACCCGGTTTTCAACCCCGATGGCAGCCTGCGCATGGTGGTGGCCTACGGCGTGGACGTGACCGAGCGGCGCTTGGCTGAGCAGCAGCTGGCCGAGCAGCGCGAGTTCTACGAAACGATTCTCAACGAGCTGCCCGCCGACATCGGCGTATTCGACCCCCAGCACCGCTACCTGTTCGTCAACCCCGTGGGTATCAAGAATCCGGAGGTGCGGGCCTGGATTATTGGCAAGGACCACTTCGAATACTGCGCCTACCGGCAGCGGCCCATTGAGCTGGCTCTGCAGCGCAAGCAGATGTTCGACCAGGTTATTGGCGAGCGGCGCCACGTAACCCAGGAGGAAACCATTCAGACGCCCCAGGGTCCGCGCCATATGCTGCGGCTGATGCAGCCCGTGTTCGGCCCCGACGGCGCCGTCCGCCTGATTGTGGCCTACGGCCTGGATATTACGGAACGCTACCTGGCCGAGCAGCGCCTGCAGGAGCAGCAGGAGTTTATTCGCCAGGTGGTGGATACCTCACCCAACCTGCTCTACGTCAGCAATGAGTACGGGCACCCGCTGTTCAGCAACGTCAGCTTTGCCGACATCCTGACCCGCAGCAACCACTTGCAGACCCGCGAAACCGACGACACTCCCGAAGCCGAAGAACTGCGGCAGCTAGCGGAGTGGAACCGGGTGGTACTGGCCACGGGCGACGAAATTTCGGGAGAAATGCCCTTTACCCTGGCCAGCGGCGAGGTCCTGCAGCTACAGGTAGTGAAGCGCCCCCTGCAGCGGCCCCACGGCGTGGTCGAGGTTCTGACCGTGTGCACCGACATCACGGAGCTGAAGCGGGCCAAGCGCGAGGCCGAGGCGGCAGCCCGGGCCCGGGAAAACTTCCTGGCCAACATGAGCCACGAGATTCGCACGCCCATGAACGGGGTATTGGGTATGGCCGGCCTACTCACCCGCACGCCCTTGAGCGAGCAGCAGCAGGAATACGTGGCCATTATCCGCAACTCGGGCACTCACCTGCTGGGTTTGCTCAACGACATCCTGGACGTGGCCAAAATCACCTCGGGCAAGCTCGAGATGGAGCGTATTCCCTTCGACCTGAACCAGACCCTGCAGGCGGTGGGCCAAACCATCGGCTTCCAGGCTACGGGCAAAGGGCTGCATTTCACCATTGAGGCCGTGGACGCGCCCCAGCCGGTGGTACTCAGCGACCCGCAGCGTCTAAGCCAGGTGCTGCTCAACCTACTCAGCAACAGCCTGAAGTTTACCGAGCAGGGCGGCATCACGCTCACGGGCAAGGTGCTGGCCGATACGCCCGCTACCCTAACGGTAAACTTCCTGGTAACCGATACCGGGCTGGGCGTGGCGCTCGACAAGCAAGAAAGCATTTTCTCGACCTTCACCCAGGCCTATGCCGACACCAGTCGCCGCTTTGGCGGCTCGGGCCTGGGTTTGAGCATCAGCAGCAGCCTAGTAGAGCAGCTTGGCGGCCACCTGCTCATGTGCAGTGAGCCGGGCCAGGGCACGTCTTTCGGCTTTACGCTGACGTTTGCCAAGGCCTCGGGCGAGGAAATCCAGACCTTGCAGCAAACCCGAATCGAGGAAGACCTGGCCGCGGCCGTGGAAGGCGTACGCGGGCTGCGGGTGCTGCTGGTGGAAGACCACGACGTGAACCGGCAGCTGGCCCAGCTGGTGCTGGAAAGCTACGAGGCGGTGGTGGAAACGGCCGCCGACGGGGCTTCGGGCTTGGCCTTGTTTGAGCGCAACGTGTACGATGTGATTCTGATGGATATTCAGATGCCGGGCATGAACGGCCTGGAAGCTACGGCCCGCATCCGCCAGCACCCCGACGTGGTGCGGGCCCGCACGCCCATTATTGCCCTGACGGCCAATGCTTTTCTGTCCGACAATGAAAAGTACCTGGCGGCGGGCATGAACGACTGCCTGGCCAAGCCCTTCGACGCGGCCGAGCTGGTGCGCAAGATTCTGGCCCTGCACCGCGCGGATGCCCGGCCCACCCGCCCCTTGTTTGCCCTAACGGACCTTGAGCGTACGGCCCGGGGCAATCCGGCCTTTGTGCTGCGCATCCTGGAGTCGTTCCTGACGCACACCCCACAGGTAGTCAGCCAGCTGCAGGACGCGGCCGCCGCCGCCGACTGGTCTCGGGCCGCCGGCCTGGCCCACCGCATCAAGCCTTCCCTGAAGCTGCTCATGGCCCAGGAACTGCACCCGTTTATTGCCACGCTCGAAGACGCCACTGCTACGCCCGCGGCCCGGGAAGCCGCGGCCAAGCAGCTCTTGGAGCTGCTGCCCTTGTTGTTGTGGCAGCTGCAGCACTACGTGTCCAACACGCCCCGAATCCCGCGTAATGGTTTCCCGACAAAACAGCGGCCCGCAACCTGA
- a CDS encoding ankyrin repeat domain-containing protein yields the protein MEFSSSRPEDLLFDAARRGDVTQLQQLLTQVDVNTQNGKGFTPLIVAAYDEHLEATRVLLEAGADPNVQDVSGNTALMGVCFKGYPEIARLLLQHGAQLDLQNGNGGTALMFATLFGRNQLVKLVLEAGADTSIRDVRGLTALDLAVQQGNEEAFQLLQAQQA from the coding sequence ATGGAATTTTCCTCTTCCCGCCCCGAAGATTTGCTGTTTGATGCCGCCCGCCGCGGCGACGTGACCCAGCTGCAGCAGCTGCTCACCCAGGTTGATGTCAACACGCAGAATGGCAAAGGCTTCACCCCGCTGATTGTGGCCGCCTACGACGAGCACCTGGAAGCTACCCGCGTGCTGCTCGAAGCCGGCGCCGACCCCAACGTGCAGGACGTGAGCGGCAACACGGCCCTGATGGGCGTTTGCTTCAAGGGCTACCCCGAAATTGCCCGCCTGCTCCTGCAGCACGGGGCCCAGCTCGATCTGCAGAACGGCAACGGCGGCACAGCCCTGATGTTTGCCACCTTGTTTGGCCGCAACCAGCTCGTAAAGCTCGTGCTCGAAGCCGGAGCCGATACCAGCATCCGCGACGTGCGCGGTCTGACGGCCCTGGACCTAGCCGTGCAGCAGGGTAATGAGGAAGCCTTCCAATTGCTGCAAGCTCAGCAGGCCTAA
- a CDS encoding VWA domain-containing protein: MQKDAMERLGLQQMLLEPEVLRTVQPDVHLVGLLMSLGRVMPAKVKHTAREVVQRVVQDLEQRLANPLRQAVQGALSRAVRNPRPRYAEINWAATIRANLKHYQPAYKTVIPEKLVGYGRRGQALKEIVLCVDQSGSMAASVVYAGVFGAVLASLKAVKTHMVVFDTSVADLTQDLHDPVDLLFGVQLGGGTDINRALTYCQQLITRPADTILVLISDLYEGGNEAEMLKRAAALKAAGVTLVALLALSDEGSPGFDRRMAEQLAALGVPSFACTPDRFPALMAAAIQGRDLGTFAP, translated from the coding sequence ATGCAGAAAGACGCCATGGAACGCCTGGGTTTGCAACAGATGCTGCTGGAGCCCGAGGTATTGCGCACCGTGCAGCCCGACGTGCACCTGGTGGGCTTGCTCATGTCGCTGGGGCGGGTGATGCCGGCTAAGGTAAAGCACACGGCTCGGGAAGTAGTGCAGCGCGTAGTGCAGGATTTGGAGCAGCGCCTGGCCAACCCCCTGCGGCAGGCCGTGCAGGGCGCCCTGAGCCGGGCCGTGCGCAACCCGCGCCCCCGCTACGCGGAAATCAACTGGGCGGCCACCATCCGGGCCAACCTCAAGCACTACCAGCCGGCCTACAAAACCGTGATTCCCGAAAAGCTGGTGGGCTACGGCCGGCGGGGGCAGGCCCTGAAGGAAATCGTGCTCTGCGTGGACCAGAGCGGCTCCATGGCCGCTTCGGTGGTGTACGCGGGCGTGTTTGGGGCGGTGCTGGCCTCGCTCAAGGCGGTGAAAACTCACATGGTCGTCTTCGATACCAGCGTGGCCGACCTTACCCAGGATTTGCATGACCCAGTGGACTTGCTCTTTGGCGTACAGCTCGGCGGCGGCACCGATATCAACCGCGCCCTGACCTACTGCCAGCAGCTGATTACCCGTCCCGCCGATACCATTCTGGTGCTCATCAGCGACTTGTACGAGGGCGGCAACGAGGCCGAGATGCTCAAGCGGGCCGCCGCCCTCAAGGCTGCGGGAGTCACGCTGGTGGCTTTATTGGCGCTCAGCGACGAAGGCTCCCCGGGCTTCGACCGGCGCATGGCCGAACAACTGGCTGCTCTCGGGGTTCCTTCCTTTGCCTGCACGCCCGACCGGTTTCCGGCCCTGATGGCCGCCGCCATTCAGGGCCGGGACCTGGGCACGTTTGCCCCGTAG
- a CDS encoding PAS domain-containing protein, producing MSAFSAPPDPLTAELEQERSRRRVAEARVAELERQLAESQATAHRARTQLAAVVQNMRLGFMLVDDHGRVELVNQRYCELFGLSEVPGDLYHTTGMAVASLIQHNFQNPRAT from the coding sequence ATGTCCGCCTTTTCTGCCCCTCCCGACCCGCTTACCGCCGAACTGGAACAGGAACGAAGCCGCCGCCGGGTGGCCGAAGCCCGCGTGGCCGAGCTGGAGCGGCAGCTGGCCGAAAGCCAGGCTACGGCTCACCGCGCCCGGACTCAGCTGGCCGCCGTAGTGCAAAACATGCGCCTGGGCTTTATGCTGGTCGACGACCATGGCCGGGTAGAGCTGGTCAACCAGCGCTACTGTGAGCTCTTTGGTCTGAGTGAAGTGCCCGGCGACTTGTACCATACCACGGGCATGGCCGTAGCGTCCCTGATTCAGCACAACTTTCAAAACCCGAGGGCTACCTGA
- a CDS encoding LytR/AlgR family response regulator transcription factor, giving the protein MSASCPAEPRLLTCAILDDEEINRLTLEHYVAMSGLLHLEASLSGSVEGLNFFSDGRRVDVLFLDVEMPDLNGLDMLRLLPEPPQVVLTTAHETFAWEAFELRVADYLVKPFDYERFLQAVERVRGLVLAERKEVVTVTSSQPLV; this is encoded by the coding sequence ATGTCTGCTTCATGCCCCGCCGAGCCCCGTCTGCTGACCTGCGCTATTCTGGATGACGAAGAAATCAACCGTCTGACCCTGGAGCACTACGTAGCCATGAGCGGCCTGCTGCACCTGGAAGCTTCCCTGTCGGGCAGCGTGGAAGGCTTGAATTTCTTCAGTGACGGCCGCCGCGTCGACGTGCTGTTTCTGGACGTGGAAATGCCCGACCTCAATGGCCTGGATATGCTGCGCCTGCTGCCCGAGCCCCCACAGGTGGTGCTCACCACGGCCCACGAAACCTTTGCCTGGGAAGCCTTCGAGCTGCGCGTGGCCGATTACCTGGTCAAGCCCTTCGACTACGAGCGTTTTCTGCAGGCCGTGGAGCGCGTCCGCGGGCTTGTCCTGGCCGAACGCAAGGAGGTTGTTACCGTCACCTCCAGCCAGCCTTTGGTATAG